In Chelmon rostratus isolate fCheRos1 chromosome 20, fCheRos1.pri, whole genome shotgun sequence, a single window of DNA contains:
- the prdm14 gene encoding PR domain zinc finger protein 14, with protein MSVSLSSIPVVLKDKSYPVGMLKGSPARGFYPGPHPYVDFFPRTHNLLHPLKSLGRLVSDTQASLPLSLHGGSAPFLGHHASVLHEHMLSASGLPYLSQMLPAQPLYSKPEELAAVVTEHAAGPLSSDFSSPSSERSSSASSSAASPPKESLFRLRSADLSPDSTRASYNFSEDDLFMVLYGYSGSQERNVGHAISGLALPDKSVSDTQILPLDKETLELPEGLTILQSVWGSVSHRGVFTDKSSIPKGTRFGPFQGKLVNTSEIKTYDDNTLMWEVFENGRLSHFVDGRGGSGNWMSLVKCARFPDEQNLIAVQVQGQIFYEACKEIRPEQELLVWYGDCYMQFLGIPLTLKDPAEDNNVVLPAEDAGEGFKCDRCGKVFAYKYYRDKHLKYTRCVDQGDRKFPCHLCNRSFEKRDRLRIHILHVHEKHRPHKCSVCGKSFSQSSSLNKHMRVHSGERPYKCVYCNKAFTASSILRTHIRQHSGERPFKCKHCGKAFASHAAHDSHVRRTHARDKPHPCDLCGASFQEEQELHYHMKNHKNRKILDSTVLPSSPGSGSQKDSVFPVKENSKIQKNTGQNFPYTGLTVLNPEYRPWN; from the exons ATGTCGGTGTCCCTGTCCAGCATCCCCGTAGTGCTGAAGGACAAGAGCTACCCGGTCGGCATGCTGAAGGGCAGCCCCGCTCGGGGCTTCTACCCGGGCCCCCACCCCTACGTGGACTTCTTCCCGCGGACTCATAACCTCCTCCACCCGCTCAAATCCCTCGGTCGCCTGGTATCGGACACTCAGGCATCCCTGCCGCTCAGCCTTCACGGCGGATCCGCTCCGTTCCTCGGGCACCACGCTTCGGTCCTGCACGAACACATGTTGAGCGCCTCCGGCCTCCCCTACCTGAGCCAGATGTTGCCCGCGCAGCCGCTCTACTCCAAACCGGAGGAGCTGGCCGCTGTGGTGACGGAGCACGCCGCCGGTCCGCTGTCCTCGGACTTCAGCAGCCCGTCCAGCGAGAGgtcctcctccgcctcttccTCCGCTGCCTCGCCGCCAAAGGAGAGCCTCTTTCGCCTCCGGAGCGCGGACCTGTCGCCGGACTCAACGCGCGCGTCTTACAATTTCAGCGAGGATGACTTGTTCATGGTGCTCTACGGCTACTCCGGCAGCCAGGAGCGAAACGTGGGTCACGCTATATCAGGACTGGCCCTGCCCGACAAGTCAG tttctgaCACTCAAATTCTTCCTTTGGACAAAGAAACGCTGGAGCTCCCAGAGG GGTTGACCATCCTCCAGTCAGTCTGGGGAAGCGTCTCACACCGCGGAGTTTTCACCGACAAGAGCAGTATTCCGAAAGGGACGCGCTTCGGACCTTTCCAGGGAAAACTGGTCAACACCAGCGAGATTAAAACATACGACGACAACACTCTGATGTGGGAG gtGTTTGAAAACGGCCGGTTGAGCCACTTTGTGGATGGCAGGGGAGGCTCAGGGAACTGGATGTCTTTAGTGAAGTGTGCGCGTTTCCCAGACGAGCAGAACCTGATTGCTGTGCAGGTCCAGGGTCAGATCTTCTACGAGGCCTGCAAAGAGATCCGACCAGaacaggagctgctggtgtggtATGGCGACTGCTACATGCAATTCCTCGGCATCCCCCTCACCCTGAAAGACCCCGCAGAGGACAACAACGTGGTTCTCCCAGCTGAAG ATGCCGGTGAGGGCTTCAAGTGTGACAGATGCGGGAAGGTGTTCGCGTACAAGTACTACAGAGACAAGCACCTGAAGTACACACGCTGCGTGGACCAGGGCGACAGGAAGTTCCCGTGTCACCTCTGCAACAGATCCTTCgagaagagagacagattaAGGATCCACATTTTACACGTTCACGAAAAGCACAGGCCTCACAAG TGCTCAGTGTGTGGAAAGAGTTTCTCCCAGTCGTCCAGTCTCAACAAACACATGCGTGTGCACTCTGGAGAGCGGCCATACAAGTGTGTCTACTGCAATAAG GCCTTCACTGCCTCCAGTATTCTGCGGACACACATCCGCCAGCACTCCGGAGAGCGGCCCTTCAAGTGCAAGCACTGCGGGAAGGCCTTTGCCTCGCACGCCGCCCACGACAGCCACGTCCGGCGTACCCACGCCAGGGACAAGCCCCATCCCTGCGACCTGTGCGGGGCTTCTTTTCAAGAGGAACAGGAACTCCATTACCACATGAAAAATCACAAAA atAGAA AAATCCTGGACAGCACAGTTCTTCCGTCTTCTCCGGGAAGTGGATCACAGAAAGACTCCGTGTTTCCAGT